A portion of the Clostridium gelidum genome contains these proteins:
- a CDS encoding GNAT family N-acetyltransferase: MLKHKGTSILETNKFILRPFTCNDTLDMYNNWASDKEVTKYLTWPVHCNISKTNMVISRWEKLYEDNEYYNWAIEDKQSGNAIGSINLMNLDDYNQNCEIGYCIGKRFWNHGIMTEVLHEILYFAFTEVNFQRITARRHINNISSGMLLKKCKFVYEGTLRKILKDNNGFFVDCKYYSILKSEYLIEK, encoded by the coding sequence ATGTTAAAGCATAAAGGTACAAGTATTTTAGAAACTAATAAATTTATATTAAGACCATTTACATGCAATGACACTTTGGATATGTATAATAATTGGGCTTCTGATAAAGAAGTTACTAAATATCTTACATGGCCTGTGCATTGTAACATAAGCAAAACTAATATGGTAATTTCCCGTTGGGAAAAGTTGTATGAAGACAATGAGTATTATAATTGGGCAATAGAAGATAAACAGAGTGGTAATGCGATAGGAAGTATTAATCTTATGAATTTAGATGATTATAATCAAAATTGTGAGATTGGATATTGCATAGGGAAAAGATTTTGGAACCATGGTATTATGACTGAAGTTTTGCATGAAATACTTTATTTTGCATTTACTGAAGTTAATTTTCAGCGAATTACAGCGAGAAGGCACATAAATAATATATCCTCTGGAATGTTACTAAAGAAGTGTAAATTTGTTTATGAAGGAACTTTAAGAAAAATCCTTAAAGATAATAATGGTTTTTTTGTGGATTGTAAATACTATTCTATATTAAAATCAGAATATCTAATTGAAAAATAA
- a CDS encoding tetratricopeptide repeat protein has translation MEENNKIKSITNSLKERKKNITVHEMDLSECGKYQELNGGWVIWMLISGIILCFKNLYGGIALIIISVIIFMMYKRSPSNVSVTYFNIALNCINKGEMEKAKESLSESVKIDCENKLAYVLLSSIYYKEGNYKETLDNLLKSNVLKAQNSKYNYLVGACYFNTYDYKNCIKYLNSVKYENNDLMKHVRDVLLAKAYFSNEEYKQALKVFNRIIDIKDEFKGELIEFNYFLGLTYLKLGETEKANKELKKVYKQDSEYRDIRTLIKE, from the coding sequence ATGGAAGAAAACAACAAAATAAAATCAATTACAAATAGTCTAAAAGAAAGGAAAAAAAATATAACAGTTCATGAAATGGATTTATCCGAATGTGGAAAATATCAAGAACTAAACGGTGGCTGGGTAATATGGATGCTAATATCGGGCATAATATTATGTTTTAAAAATTTGTATGGAGGAATAGCCTTAATTATTATATCCGTTATAATATTTATGATGTATAAGAGAAGCCCAAGTAATGTTTCAGTTACATATTTTAATATTGCATTAAATTGCATAAATAAAGGTGAAATGGAAAAGGCTAAAGAATCACTTTCAGAATCAGTAAAAATTGATTGTGAAAATAAATTAGCTTATGTATTATTATCATCAATTTACTATAAAGAAGGAAATTATAAAGAAACCTTAGATAATTTATTAAAAAGTAATGTTCTTAAAGCTCAAAATAGTAAATATAATTATTTAGTTGGGGCATGTTACTTTAATACTTATGATTATAAAAATTGTATCAAATATTTAAATTCTGTTAAATATGAAAATAATGATTTAATGAAACATGTTAGAGATGTACTTCTAGCAAAAGCATATTTTTCAAATGAAGAATATAAACAAGCACTCAAGGTATTTAATAGAATAATAGATATAAAAGATGAATTTAAAGGAGAATTAATAGAATTCAATTACTTTTTAGGATTAACATATTTAAAACTCGGAGAAACCGAAAAAGCTAATAAAGAACTTAAAAAAGTATATAAGCAAGATAGTGAATATAGAGATATTAGAACTCTGATTAAAGAGTAA
- a CDS encoding DEAD/DEAH box helicase, protein MIKQILLEGFNKSITNSARIKGERVLKNDLLREVNVSVDKDNIKIRASVVSESLLSEYLCKLEIDNETKEVIGSYCSCMDFEKNEFTKDNYCCKHLVATFYTFLRNIDDDDELRNKITNNIKPKKNKSKVKEDNNNDLLSLLIGDNQKEKIKFEIIINKNNWSSKLQAELKIGLKSKSNKMYMIRDINQFLVSLYNNVPIKYGKDFIFDIKNQCFSYEDKRLIKFIYNIQNMAQHDRNFKRHQDKLIDGKTLTIPDVMFKEFLNVIKKNRIYLGDGFFYRILESEIIEGDMPIPFALLNKKDSIVLEASNGLPEALTQNEDVFLYGTTIYIPSIEQCERLSPYLKIFNATSKISFNINQENKILKELIPSMQKLTTDLTLSKNIRDKVIIGPVNFRFYFDKDKDKDISLLFKVSYEGHEFNYFEEYNDKVIYRDTDKEHEVFGMLKSLGFEEVDGRLYFLRDDNDAFKFFKYEIEKLQRYGEVFYSERFKGIKDIKKSDFKGEVRKGQFDYFEFKFNISDISEQEISNILRSFRDNVKYYKLENGEFLDLEDEEFKDALTLIDNLLLEDELKNNSIQIPMNKGAYLEDYLEAKELRFIESCDEIKEIKGKLKNIKDKSFQAPVNLQAKLREYQKDGYNWFRTLDYLGFGGILGDEMGLGKTLQAITLLLSKPNSKTLIIAPTSLIYNWKNEFEKFAPSMKIGISNGIKEEREELIKNYKDYDVILTTYNLLRRDLELYDMEFDYCILDEAQNIKNQASLSAKSVKEIRARVRFALTGTPVENSLMELWSIFDFIMPGYLYNEKNFVTRYYRRLEEGPEILEELNRLVKPFILRRYKKNVIKELPDKIEKRLLVPLSDEQKVVYETYANYVKDLIQKKVKDFEFSKSKIEILSYITKLRQICLDPSVTMDDYVGTSGKIDALIELLEQSIDEGHKILVFSQFTSVLKNIGKILKEKHFLFSYLDGKVSSLNRMKMVDEFNNGENTVFLVSLKAGGTGLNLTSADIVIHFDPWWNPAVEDQATDRAHRIGQQNVVEVIKLIASGTIEEKIVELQDSKRELINKILGDDLAVGSFISTLKEDEILDLFN, encoded by the coding sequence TTGATAAAACAAATTTTACTAGAAGGCTTTAATAAAAGCATAACCAATTCAGCGCGGATAAAAGGTGAACGTGTCTTAAAAAATGATTTACTTAGAGAAGTAAATGTTAGCGTAGACAAAGATAATATTAAAATACGTGCATCTGTAGTTTCTGAAAGTCTTCTTAGTGAATATTTATGTAAGCTTGAAATTGATAATGAAACAAAAGAGGTTATTGGATCATACTGTAGTTGTATGGATTTCGAAAAAAATGAATTTACAAAGGACAACTATTGTTGCAAACATTTAGTAGCTACTTTTTATACATTCTTACGAAATATTGATGATGATGATGAATTAAGAAATAAAATAACTAACAATATTAAGCCTAAAAAAAATAAATCTAAAGTTAAAGAGGATAATAATAATGATTTATTATCCTTGCTTATTGGAGATAATCAAAAAGAAAAAATTAAATTTGAAATTATTATAAATAAAAATAATTGGTCTTCTAAACTTCAAGCAGAACTTAAAATAGGTCTTAAAAGTAAAAGTAATAAAATGTATATGATTCGCGACATAAATCAATTTTTAGTCTCACTTTATAATAACGTTCCAATTAAATATGGAAAAGATTTTATTTTTGATATAAAAAATCAATGTTTTTCTTATGAAGACAAGAGATTAATTAAATTTATTTATAATATCCAAAATATGGCGCAGCATGATAGGAATTTTAAAAGGCATCAAGATAAACTAATAGATGGAAAAACATTAACTATTCCTGATGTTATGTTTAAGGAATTTTTAAACGTCATAAAAAAGAATAGAATATATTTAGGGGATGGTTTCTTTTATCGAATATTAGAATCAGAAATAATAGAAGGAGATATGCCTATTCCCTTTGCCCTATTAAATAAGAAGGATTCCATAGTACTTGAAGCTTCAAATGGGTTGCCAGAAGCTTTAACACAAAATGAAGATGTATTTTTATATGGAACTACAATTTATATTCCTTCTATAGAACAATGCGAAAGGTTGTCTCCTTATTTAAAGATTTTTAATGCTACATCTAAAATAAGTTTTAATATAAATCAGGAAAATAAAATTTTAAAAGAATTAATACCATCTATGCAAAAACTTACAACTGATTTAACTTTATCTAAGAATATAAGAGATAAGGTTATTATAGGACCTGTTAATTTTAGATTTTACTTTGATAAAGATAAAGACAAGGATATATCATTATTATTTAAAGTATCTTATGAAGGCCATGAATTTAATTATTTTGAAGAATATAATGATAAGGTTATTTATAGAGATACAGATAAAGAACATGAAGTATTTGGAATGCTAAAAAGTCTTGGATTTGAAGAAGTTGATGGTAGACTGTACTTTTTGAGAGATGATAATGATGCTTTTAAGTTTTTTAAATACGAAATAGAAAAACTTCAAAGATATGGAGAGGTTTTTTATTCAGAGAGATTTAAAGGAATAAAAGATATTAAAAAATCTGATTTCAAGGGAGAAGTTAGAAAAGGACAATTTGATTATTTTGAATTTAAATTTAATATTTCTGATATATCAGAACAAGAAATTTCAAATATACTTAGAAGTTTTAGAGATAATGTTAAATATTATAAACTTGAAAATGGGGAATTTTTAGATTTAGAAGATGAAGAATTTAAAGATGCTTTAACTCTTATAGATAATTTGCTTTTAGAGGATGAATTAAAGAATAACTCAATTCAAATTCCAATGAATAAAGGAGCTTATCTAGAAGATTATTTAGAAGCCAAAGAGCTCAGATTTATTGAGAGTTGTGATGAAATTAAAGAGATTAAAGGTAAATTAAAAAATATTAAAGATAAATCATTTCAGGCGCCTGTTAATCTTCAAGCTAAACTTCGTGAATATCAAAAAGATGGGTACAATTGGTTTAGAACTTTAGATTATTTAGGCTTTGGAGGAATTCTTGGCGATGAAATGGGACTTGGAAAAACTCTTCAAGCAATAACATTATTACTTTCAAAACCAAATTCTAAAACACTTATTATTGCACCTACTTCTTTAATATATAATTGGAAAAATGAATTTGAAAAGTTTGCTCCTAGTATGAAAATTGGAATTTCAAATGGCATTAAAGAAGAAAGAGAAGAATTAATTAAAAACTATAAAGATTATGACGTAATTTTAACTACTTACAATCTTTTAAGGCGCGATTTAGAACTTTATGATATGGAATTTGATTATTGTATTTTAGATGAAGCCCAAAATATTAAAAATCAAGCCTCACTAAGTGCAAAGTCAGTTAAAGAGATAAGAGCAAGAGTTAGATTTGCGTTAACAGGAACTCCAGTAGAAAATTCCTTAATGGAACTTTGGTCAATATTTGATTTTATAATGCCTGGATATTTATATAATGAGAAAAATTTCGTAACAAGATATTATAGAAGGCTTGAGGAAGGGCCAGAAATATTAGAAGAATTAAATAGGCTTGTAAAACCGTTTATTTTAAGGCGTTATAAGAAAAATGTAATTAAAGAACTACCAGATAAAATAGAAAAGAGATTACTTGTACCATTAAGTGATGAACAAAAAGTTGTATATGAAACCTATGCAAATTATGTTAAAGATTTAATTCAAAAGAAGGTTAAGGATTTCGAGTTTAGTAAGAGTAAAATTGAAATTTTATCTTATATAACAAAACTTCGTCAAATATGTTTAGATCCTTCGGTTACAATGGATGATTATGTAGGAACTAGTGGTAAAATAGATGCACTAATTGAGCTTCTTGAACAAAGTATAGATGAAGGACATAAGATATTAGTATTCTCTCAATTTACATCTGTACTTAAGAATATAGGTAAGATACTTAAAGAAAAACATTTCTTATTTTCTTACTTAGATGGTAAAGTTTCATCACTAAATAGAATGAAGATGGTAGATGAATTTAATAATGGAGAAAATACTGTATTTTTAGTGTCTCTAAAAGCTGGAGGTACAGGACTTAATTTAACTAGTGCAGATATAGTAATACATTTTGACCCTTGGTGGAACCCAGCAGTTGAAGATCAAGCTACAGATAGGGCTCATAGAATTGGTCAACAAAATGTTGTTGAAGTAATAAAATTAATTGCAAGTGGAACTATAGAAGAAAAAATAGTAGAACTTCAGGATTCAAAGCGCGAATTAATTAATAAGATTTTAGGTGACGATTTAGCGGTAGGCTCATTTATAAGTACATTAAAAGAAGATGAAATTTTAGATTTGTTTAACTAA
- a CDS encoding MgtC/SapB family protein, with amino-acid sequence MESVINDISNYIREVNTVSIILRLTLATICGGILGAERGRKKRPAGLRTHILVCIGAAMVMITSQYMTDILKINTDASRMGAQVISGIGFLGAGTIMVVGGNQVKGLTTAAGLWSCACMGLAIGIGFYEGAIITCAFIFGVLTLLHKMDIHSRTHSRILDVYVELQDISGVTNFLNMVKSDGTKISNMEVKKSKHLDEHTIGLLMTLTLATKWDHSEYLLQLHNLEGVCTAEEAE; translated from the coding sequence GTGGAAAGTGTAATAAACGATATATCAAATTATATAAGAGAAGTTAATACAGTATCCATAATTTTAAGATTAACCTTAGCTACAATTTGTGGTGGAATCCTTGGTGCTGAAAGAGGGCGGAAAAAAAGGCCCGCAGGTCTTAGAACACATATTTTAGTATGTATTGGTGCCGCTATGGTTATGATAACAAGTCAATATATGACTGATATACTTAAAATTAATACGGATGCAAGTAGAATGGGTGCACAAGTTATAAGTGGAATTGGATTTTTAGGTGCTGGTACCATTATGGTTGTTGGGGGGAATCAAGTTAAAGGTCTTACTACAGCTGCAGGACTTTGGTCTTGTGCATGTATGGGGCTTGCCATAGGAATAGGTTTTTACGAAGGTGCTATTATAACATGTGCTTTTATATTCGGAGTATTAACATTACTTCATAAAATGGATATACATTCAAGAACTCATTCAAGGATACTAGATGTATATGTAGAACTTCAAGATATTTCAGGTGTTACAAATTTTCTTAATATGGTAAAATCTGATGGAACTAAAATATCTAATATGGAAGTTAAAAAATCTAAGCATTTGGATGAGCATACCATAGGACTTTTGATGACTTTAACCTTAGCAACTAAGTGGGATCATAGTGAATATTTATTGCAACTTCATAACTTAGAAGGAGTATGTACTGCTGAAGAAGCTGAATAA
- a CDS encoding MBL fold metallo-hydrolase, with protein MNKLEFLGRGSGYNVTEGNTCAFIKKDDNLLLIDCGESVFEKIVKLDLINGIKNVHVLITHMHSDHIGSLGSFVGYCYWKSKIKTNIYFNEKEKIGEFLKLTGAIERESFILHNSNNKRIYELNLTFNASLTKHAKTVNTYSFLLKFDYGNDIFYSGDTYETNFDVIPYLKEGNLIYHDTCLNDSEGNVHTSLRVLSEKIPYEYRKQVYCIHIDGENFIEKANAQGFNVVNIIK; from the coding sequence ATGAATAAATTAGAATTCTTAGGACGAGGTTCAGGATATAATGTAACAGAAGGCAATACATGTGCTTTTATAAAGAAAGATGATAATTTATTATTAATAGATTGTGGAGAATCAGTATTTGAAAAAATTGTAAAACTAGACTTAATTAATGGAATAAAAAATGTACATGTATTAATTACTCATATGCATTCAGATCATATAGGTTCTTTAGGTAGTTTTGTAGGGTATTGTTATTGGAAATCAAAAATAAAAACAAATATTTATTTTAATGAAAAAGAAAAAATAGGAGAATTTTTAAAACTTACAGGTGCTATTGAAAGAGAAAGTTTTATTTTACATAATTCTAATAATAAAAGGATTTATGAATTGAACTTAACTTTTAATGCTTCATTAACCAAGCATGCAAAGACAGTTAATACATATTCATTTTTATTAAAATTTGACTATGGAAATGATATTTTTTACAGTGGTGATACTTATGAGACTAATTTTGATGTTATCCCATATTTAAAAGAAGGAAATTTAATATATCATGATACTTGTTTAAATGATTCTGAAGGTAATGTTCATACATCACTCAGAGTTTTAAGTGAAAAAATTCCTTATGAATATAGAAAACAAGTGTATTGCATCCATATAGATGGTGAAAATTTTATAGAAAAGGCTAATGCACAAGGATTTAATGTAGTAAACATAATAAAATGA
- a CDS encoding ABC-F family ATP-binding cassette domain-containing protein has product MNIITLENINKSYSEKILLNNVSLGISDGDKIGLIGINGAGKSTFLKVVSGREEFFEGNITKGKNVRIEYLDQNPIFDEEATVLEQVFKGDTKEMKLLRKYEELLDKINSCKSEEFDSLNSELIKIQGQIDSLNLWDLESDAKTILTKLGVRNYNEKIGNLSGGQKKRIALACALITPCEMLILDEPTNHLDSDSIEWLEEYLNARKGALLMITHDRYFLDRVTNRIIELDRGNIYSYPGNYTAYLEMKIERLETEQVQEEKKNALIKNELKWVRRGAKARTTKQKARLQRFDELVNTESIRIRDDVDISLVGSRLGKKVVELYDVCKSFGDKILIKDFNYIFLRTDRVGIIGENGAGKTTLVNLLRGKLSLDSGTIEIGDTVKISCFAQDNTNMDPKLRVIDYVKEGGEFIPVDDGTKISASMMSERFLFDSTMQYTPIEKLSGGERRRLHLLRVLMESPNFLILDEPTNDLDIETLNILEDFLDKFMGVVIVVSHDRYFLDRICNKIFSYEGNGLIKEYNGNYSDFLISKEIEKLQEDNNTLEDKYKDEKSKGTKERSKDNKPKFTFKEQKEFEGIDNDISKLEEKIENLDNDMAKNSSNYGKLNELMKVKEDAKKELENKYERWEYLNEIAEAIEEYKNN; this is encoded by the coding sequence ATGAATATAATTACTTTAGAGAATATAAATAAAAGCTATAGCGAAAAAATCTTGCTAAACAATGTATCATTAGGAATTAGTGATGGAGATAAAATTGGTTTGATTGGAATAAATGGTGCAGGTAAATCAACATTTTTGAAGGTTGTATCGGGGAGAGAAGAATTTTTTGAAGGAAATATAACCAAGGGCAAGAATGTTAGAATTGAATACCTAGATCAAAATCCGATTTTTGATGAAGAGGCAACTGTTTTAGAGCAAGTTTTTAAAGGCGATACGAAAGAGATGAAGCTCCTTAGAAAATATGAAGAGTTATTAGATAAAATCAACTCTTGCAAAAGTGAAGAGTTTGATTCTTTAAATAGTGAACTAATTAAAATTCAAGGGCAAATTGATTCGCTTAATTTGTGGGATTTGGAAAGTGACGCTAAGACAATTTTAACTAAGCTTGGCGTAAGAAATTATAATGAAAAGATAGGAAATTTATCTGGTGGGCAAAAAAAGAGAATAGCACTTGCATGTGCTCTTATAACTCCATGCGAGATGCTTATATTAGATGAACCTACAAACCATTTGGATTCAGATTCTATAGAATGGCTTGAAGAATACTTAAATGCAAGAAAAGGTGCTCTGCTTATGATTACCCATGATAGATATTTCTTAGATAGAGTTACAAATAGAATTATTGAATTAGATAGAGGGAATATATATTCTTATCCAGGTAACTATACAGCATATCTAGAAATGAAAATTGAAAGACTGGAGACAGAGCAAGTTCAAGAGGAAAAGAAAAATGCATTAATAAAAAATGAATTAAAGTGGGTTAGACGTGGTGCTAAGGCTAGAACTACTAAACAAAAGGCCAGACTTCAAAGATTTGATGAACTTGTGAATACTGAATCTATCCGAATACGAGATGATGTTGATATTTCATTAGTTGGCTCAAGACTTGGGAAAAAAGTCGTTGAATTATATGATGTATGTAAATCATTTGGAGATAAAATATTAATTAAAGATTTTAATTACATATTTTTAAGAACTGATAGAGTTGGTATTATTGGAGAAAATGGTGCTGGTAAAACAACTTTAGTTAATTTACTTAGAGGAAAACTTTCTTTAGACAGTGGAACAATTGAAATTGGTGATACTGTTAAAATAAGCTGCTTTGCTCAAGATAATACTAATATGGATCCTAAGCTTAGAGTTATTGATTATGTTAAAGAAGGCGGAGAATTTATTCCTGTAGATGATGGAACAAAGATATCAGCATCAATGATGAGTGAAAGATTTTTATTTGATAGCACAATGCAATATACTCCAATTGAAAAGTTATCTGGTGGAGAAAGAAGAAGATTACATTTGCTTAGAGTACTTATGGAGTCGCCAAATTTTTTAATACTTGATGAACCTACAAATGATTTGGATATTGAAACACTTAATATCTTAGAAGATTTTCTAGATAAATTCATGGGTGTAGTAATTGTCGTATCACATGATAGATATTTCTTAGATAGAATCTGTAATAAAATTTTCTCATATGAAGGAAATGGATTAATAAAGGAATATAACGGTAACTACAGTGATTTCTTAATTTCAAAAGAAATAGAGAAGCTTCAAGAAGACAATAATACACTTGAAGATAAATATAAGGACGAAAAAAGTAAAGGAACTAAGGAAAGAAGCAAAGATAATAAACCAAAGTTTACTTTTAAAGAACAAAAGGAATTTGAAGGGATAGATAATGATATATCTAAACTAGAAGAGAAAATTGAAAACTTGGATAACGATATGGCAAAAAATTCTTCGAATTATGGTAAACTTAATGAATTGATGAAAGTAAAAGAAGATGCTAAGAAAGAATTAGAAAATAAATATGAGAGATGGGAATATTTAAACGAAATTGCAGAAGCGATTGAAGAATATAAGAATAATTAA
- the ilvB gene encoding biosynthetic-type acetolactate synthase large subunit, with the protein MKYNGAEIVIKLLENEGVEYISGIPGGFNLPLYDALYNSKIEHILTRHEQGAGFIAQGISRSTNKVGVCFATSGPGVTNLLTAIADAKLDSIPLVAITGQVSLAAIGTDAFQEVDAYGLTIPITKHNFLIRNMNELFTVIPEAFKIAQDGRPGPVLIDIPKNIQTQIIELKEFPSSTLSGHNNLPLKKDLKGSTLYCMAELINNSKKPIIYAGGGVVNSNACNNLYEFAKKNNIPVALSLMGLGAFPCDDELSLGMLGMHGAPFTNYLLNEADLILALGVRFDDRATGNVEKFCPNAHIIHIDIDPSEINKIKASSLSMVANIYDFIEAILPHIEAKPRNSWVERVKCFKEKYPLPSYENILHPANIIPFIGSKMPNDTIITTDVGQHQMWVAQRYPFKDPKAFLTSSGLGTMGFGLPVAIGAALTNKDKTIVCFSGDGSILMNIQELATLADLNLNVKIIILNNHHLGLVRQQQELFYNQHYIASHFISNPNFKIIAEGFGIQSCDLENEENPLKKLEEILSIKGPCVINIPIEETENVLPMVAPGGSNIEMIGGENFND; encoded by the coding sequence TTGAAATATAATGGTGCTGAAATTGTTATTAAATTATTAGAAAATGAGGGTGTAGAATATATATCTGGTATACCAGGAGGCTTTAATCTCCCACTATATGATGCTCTATATAACAGTAAAATTGAACATATACTAACTCGTCATGAGCAAGGTGCTGGCTTTATTGCACAAGGAATTTCAAGAAGCACAAATAAAGTTGGTGTATGTTTTGCGACCTCTGGTCCTGGTGTAACTAATCTTCTAACTGCCATTGCAGATGCTAAACTTGATTCTATACCACTTGTTGCTATAACAGGTCAAGTTTCTTTAGCTGCTATAGGAACAGATGCTTTTCAAGAGGTAGATGCTTACGGTTTAACAATTCCTATTACTAAGCATAATTTCTTAATCAGAAATATGAATGAACTTTTTACTGTTATTCCTGAAGCTTTTAAAATAGCACAAGACGGAAGGCCTGGTCCTGTGCTAATTGATATACCTAAAAATATACAAACACAAATTATTGAACTTAAAGAATTTCCGTCTTCTACTCTTTCAGGACATAATAATTTGCCTTTGAAAAAAGATTTAAAAGGTTCTACCCTTTACTGTATGGCAGAATTAATTAATAATTCAAAAAAGCCCATAATTTATGCAGGTGGCGGTGTAGTTAACTCTAATGCTTGTAATAATTTATATGAATTCGCAAAGAAAAATAATATTCCTGTAGCTTTAAGTCTTATGGGCCTTGGTGCTTTTCCATGTGACGATGAATTAAGCCTTGGAATGCTTGGAATGCATGGAGCACCGTTCACTAATTATTTACTTAATGAAGCTGATTTAATCTTAGCTCTAGGTGTAAGATTTGATGATAGAGCTACAGGAAATGTAGAAAAATTTTGTCCTAATGCTCATATTATTCATATTGATATTGATCCTTCTGAAATAAATAAAATTAAAGCAAGTAGTCTTTCAATGGTTGCAAACATTTATGATTTTATAGAGGCTATTCTTCCACACATTGAAGCTAAACCTAGGAATTCTTGGGTTGAAAGAGTTAAATGTTTTAAGGAAAAATATCCACTTCCTTCCTATGAAAATATATTGCACCCAGCTAATATAATTCCTTTTATAGGGAGCAAAATGCCAAACGATACTATTATTACGACAGATGTTGGACAGCATCAAATGTGGGTAGCTCAAAGATATCCATTTAAAGATCCAAAAGCATTTTTAACTTCTAGCGGTCTTGGAACCATGGGATTTGGACTTCCTGTAGCTATAGGTGCAGCTTTAACAAATAAAGATAAAACTATAGTTTGTTTTAGTGGTGATGGTTCTATATTAATGAATATTCAAGAACTTGCGACATTAGCTGATTTAAATCTTAATGTAAAAATAATTATATTAAATAATCATCATTTAGGACTCGTACGTCAGCAGCAAGAATTATTTTATAACCAGCATTATATAGCATCACACTTTATATCAAATCCAAATTTCAAGATTATTGCAGAAGGTTTTGGCATACAGTCCTGTGATCTAGAAAATGAAGAAAATCCTTTAAAGAAGCTAGAGGAAATATTGTCTATTAAAGGACCATGTGTGATCAATATCCCTATAGAAGAAACAGAAAATGTACTTCCAATGGTTGCTCCTGGTGGATCAAATATAGAAATGATAGGTGGTGAAAACTTTAATGATTAA
- the ilvN gene encoding acetolactate synthase small subunit: protein MINTNFYLIELLVRNHSGVMSHITGLFARRAFNLEGILCAQIGDGTTSKMFLLVKNNSVLDQIIKQLEKLYDVIEVSIHQDYDQSVFQNLDAVLKLKSES from the coding sequence ATGATTAATACTAATTTTTATCTTATTGAATTACTTGTTAGAAATCATTCTGGAGTGATGAGTCATATAACAGGACTTTTTGCCCGTCGTGCCTTTAATCTTGAAGGCATTCTTTGTGCACAAATAGGTGATGGTACTACAAGTAAGATGTTTCTACTTGTAAAGAATAATTCCGTTTTAGATCAAATTATAAAACAATTAGAAAAACTTTATGATGTGATTGAAGTTTCAATTCATCAAGATTATGATCAATCTGTATTCCAAAATCTTGATGCTGTGCTTAAACTAAAATCTGAATCTTAG